Proteins encoded together in one Phycisphaerae bacterium window:
- a CDS encoding sodium-dependent transporter, with protein MQEQRKRERWGSRLGIILAVAGSAIGLGNFLRFPVQAAKNGGGAFMIPYFVALLLVGLPLMWIEWTIGRFGGGFGHSTAPGMFHTLWNKNRFIKYFGVIGIFGPIVIFISYVYVESWLLGYSVFALLGKFNSLTTEESITAFLQAYQGLTMKSKFFIGLPPAYFFFLITFIINILIVYKGVSKGIERACKYAVPVLFLFAIILIVRVLSLGTPDPAKPDYNTINGLGFLWNPDWSALKSAKVWLAATGQIFFTLSCGIGVILTYASYLTKQDDVAMSGLSAAATNEFAEVILGGSIVIPAAFAFFGSAGAEKIASGGAFNLGFVTMPLVMQKIAFGNIFGFMWFMLLFLAGVTSSISLAQPAIAFMEDEFNFSRKKASLVFGLVTFVLCQPAIFLISRGVVDELDFWGGTFCLVLFATIEAILFAWVFGMEKAWTEMHVGSDITIPRIYRFIIKFITPAFLLLILGFWLWQDWASIILMKNVPKENVPFVLATRIGLLIFFGVLAFLVWHVWRKKQKEGMRSDAF; from the coding sequence TTGCAAGAACAAAGAAAAAGAGAAAGATGGGGGAGCAGGCTCGGTATCATATTGGCTGTAGCGGGAAGCGCTATCGGCCTTGGCAACTTCTTAAGATTTCCTGTTCAGGCGGCTAAAAACGGGGGCGGGGCGTTTATGATTCCGTATTTCGTGGCCCTGCTTCTGGTCGGGCTGCCGCTGATGTGGATTGAATGGACCATCGGCAGGTTCGGAGGTGGATTCGGACACAGCACCGCCCCGGGAATGTTTCATACTCTCTGGAACAAAAACAGGTTCATCAAGTATTTCGGCGTCATCGGCATCTTCGGCCCCATCGTTATCTTTATCTCCTACGTGTATGTTGAATCCTGGCTGCTCGGCTACAGTGTCTTTGCGCTGCTCGGAAAGTTCAATTCGCTCACGACAGAAGAAAGCATAACAGCATTTCTGCAGGCGTATCAGGGACTGACAATGAAAAGCAAATTTTTCATCGGTCTGCCCCCGGCATACTTTTTCTTCCTTATAACTTTTATCATAAATATTTTGATAGTTTATAAAGGTGTCAGCAAAGGTATTGAAAGAGCCTGCAAATATGCTGTGCCGGTTTTGTTTCTATTTGCCATTATACTTATCGTAAGGGTTTTAAGCCTTGGCACACCTGACCCGGCTAAACCGGATTACAACACCATCAACGGCCTTGGTTTTCTGTGGAATCCAGACTGGTCTGCATTAAAGAGCGCAAAAGTCTGGCTGGCAGCGACAGGACAGATATTCTTTACACTAAGCTGCGGCATCGGTGTTATTCTGACTTATGCAAGTTATCTTACCAAGCAGGACGATGTTGCGATGTCCGGCTTAAGCGCAGCGGCCACTAACGAATTTGCGGAAGTAATACTCGGCGGCAGCATCGTAATACCGGCTGCTTTTGCTTTTTTCGGCTCCGCGGGCGCTGAGAAAATCGCCTCCGGCGGCGCATTTAATCTCGGATTCGTTACTATGCCGCTGGTTATGCAGAAAATCGCCTTCGGAAATATCTTTGGCTTTATGTGGTTTATGCTGCTATTTTTAGCAGGTGTTACTTCTTCGATATCGCTTGCGCAGCCGGCAATAGCGTTTATGGAGGATGAGTTTAATTTTTCAAGGAAAAAGGCAAGCCTGGTCTTCGGGCTGGTTACCTTTGTGCTGTGCCAGCCGGCTATTTTCCTAATCAGCAGGGGGGTTGTCGATGAGCTGGACTTCTGGGGCGGCACATTTTGCCTGGTTCTGTTCGCCACAATTGAAGCGATTCTTTTTGCTTGGGTTTTCGGAATGGAAAAGGCCTGGACGGAAATGCACGTCGGTTCGGATATTACAATACCGCGAATATACAGGTTTATCATTAAATTCATCACGCCGGCGTTTTTACTTCTCATTTTGGGTTTCTGGCTCTGGCAGGATTGGGCGTCCATAATCCTGATGAAAAATGTGCCGAAGGAAAACGTCCCGTTCGTATTGGCGACACGTATTGGATTATTGATATTCTTTGGCGTGCTGGCATTTTTAGTCTGGCATGTCTGGCGGAAAAAACAGAAGGAGGGAATGCGGTCCGATGCGTTTTGA
- a CDS encoding DUF2971 domain-containing protein — MRENESMNLKEYIETPDALFHYTKTSIAIKHILNTKKFKLSILNDMNDPREYKFKLFNSHGTFAPDEESHDILLNEAHDAINRILRFECKVMSFCSNVTPTLILSDGSSEKDKYFYSKGWDRSRMWSQYGENHYGICLILSKEELEKALQTQMEKYKTNYVTYLQEDDSRPSFCMSLLREKGARECAYKYVTDNAGELFFRKNIDYRDEAEFRVVVFDPDKKLECLDISASLKGVIVGDRTDKLYNIHLIKQMCENLKIECLKAHWSTSSPHMLLIKCKLPDST, encoded by the coding sequence TTGCGAGAAAATGAAAGTATGAATTTAAAAGAATATATTGAAACCCCGGACGCCCTTTTTCATTATACAAAAACGTCAATAGCCATAAAGCACATATTGAATACAAAGAAATTTAAACTTTCTATTTTAAATGATATGAATGACCCAAGAGAATATAAGTTCAAGCTATTTAATTCCCATGGAACATTCGCACCTGACGAAGAATCACATGACATACTATTAAATGAAGCCCACGATGCCATCAACAGAATATTAAGGTTTGAATGTAAAGTGATGAGTTTCTGTTCGAATGTAACGCCCACTTTGATTCTAAGTGATGGCAGTTCCGAAAAAGATAAATATTTCTATTCAAAGGGCTGGGATAGATCTCGTATGTGGTCACAATATGGAGAAAATCATTACGGCATCTGTCTGATTCTATCAAAAGAAGAATTAGAAAAGGCCCTACAAACTCAAATGGAAAAATATAAGACCAATTATGTTACGTATTTACAAGAGGATGATAGTCGCCCATCTTTTTGTATGAGTTTACTCAGGGAAAAAGGGGCCAGAGAGTGCGCATATAAATATGTGACAGATAATGCGGGAGAATTATTTTTTCGCAAGAATATTGATTATAGAGATGAAGCGGAATTCCGGGTGGTTGTATTTGACCCTGATAAGAAGCTTGAATGCCTTGATATCAGTGCATCGTTGAAGGGGGTAATTGTGGGAGATAGAACAGATAAACTATATAATATTCACCTGATTAAGCAGATGTGTGAAAATCTAAAAATCGAATGCCTAAAAGCACATTGGAGTACAAGCAGTCCACATATGCTGCTTATCAAATGTAAATTACCTGATTCAACCTAA